The genomic stretch ATTAAATAATTACAGCTATTATCTTTCATTGCGAAATGAGCATTTAGATAAAGCTGAAAAAATGATTTCAACGGCATTGAGTGCTGATCCGAATAATTCGACTTTTTTGGATACTTACGCTTGGGTCTTGTTTAAAAGTAAAAATTATTCTTTGGCTAAATTTTATATGCGTTCAGCTATTGAGAACGAGAAGAACCCAAGTGGAGTTTTATATGAACACTATGGAGATATTTTATTCATGAACGGAGAAAAGGAGGAGGCTGTGAAAATGTGGCAGAAAGCATTGGAATTTAGAGATGAAGAATGTGGTGATTTAAAATATAAGATAGAGAATGGTTTATCGGTAGATCATGAGAAGTAGTTGTGTTTTATTATTGATTTTATTGTGTTTCGTGTCGTGTAGATCCGTGAAGGAGATTACGGAAAATCGCAGAGATTTACCGAATATTACCGAAGGAAAATTGTTTAAAAATATTATTTCTAACGAGTTAGATTATAATACTATATATGCGAAGAAAGTTGATTTATCTTTGAAGGATAACAAGAATTCCCATAGTCTTAAAGCTATTTTAAGAATACAAAGAGATAGTTTTATATGGGTTTCAGTTAGTGCTGCTTTGGGAGTTGATGTAGCCAGACTACTATTAACTCCGGATAGCGTTAAATTTATAAGCCCGAGAGAGAAGAAATATTTTGTTTCGGATTATAGCTATTTTGCGGAACGTTTTGACGTGGGTTTGACATTTGATTGTTTTCAACGGATACTAACAAATCAATTCTTTGATTTTGAATCTTGTACCACGGAGGCTGTGCGGGGAAAGCGTTATAAATTTGATAAGTCGGGTAACGATTATGTATTGTATAGTTTAGAAGAAAAAGCATTGGGGAGAAAATTGAAAAAATTATACAAGAAAAGGAGAAAGAATAAAGAATTTTCTTTAGTGTTGCAGAAAATACATATTGATCCGGATTGTTTCAGACCTAATGCTGTTTCTGTCGAGGATTTGGAAGAGGGTGTCGGAATGAGCGTGAAATACAAGAATATAAAGGATTTTAGTGGAAAATTGTTTCCCGGGAAAATAACTTTTAATGTATTTTCGGATAATGATAATTGGGAAGTTATATTGAATTTTGACCGGTTAGAATTTGACGTGGAAGTTTCACCTAATTTTAAAATACCTAGTAAGTATAAAAGAATGTATTAGCATGGATATTTGTCGTAACATATTAATCGTAATTTTCTTGTTTTCTTTCACTTTTTCTTACTCGCAGTCGATTGACGCTATTAAAAAGAAAAATGAAAAGACGGAGAAGGAAATTGCGTATTTGAATAAGTTACTGGAAAATGCCCGTAAAGATAAATCTTCCACTATACAGAAAGTATCGATCATCAACCAGAAAATCGATAAGGGAAAAGAGATGATTCAATCTCTCACGAACGAGGTGAATTACCTTGATGGTCAGATTAAAAAGAATGAGTCTGTTAAATCCGCTTTGGAATCCGATAAACAACGGATGTTGGAATTCTATTCTAAGATGGTATACGAGACTTGGAAAAAGAGAAATGAATCGGATAAATTGATCTACATATTTTCTTCTTCGAGTTTTGCTCAGGCTTATGCCCGGTATAAATATTTTGAACAGGTTCAGGACTATTCCAAGCGGCAGATTCAGTTAATTGAGCAGACAAATGATTCATTGACTGCTATTAATAGAGAATTGAGTAAATTGATAATTCTGAAAAGTGAAACACAGTCTAAAATTACTTTTCAAAATAATCAGTTGATCAGGCAACAAAATGAGGCGAACACGTATATAGCGGATTTGAAGAAAAAGGAAAAAGAACTTCTACGAAAGTTGAATATTGAGATTAAAAACAGAGAACGTTTTAAAAAAGAATTGGAGAAACTCATTGCTGCTCAGGCTAAAAAGTCGGGGAGTAAAAATTCTACATATAAATTAACACCAGAAGAGAAACTTATTTCCGACGATTTCGCTAAAAATAGAGGAAAGTTACCTTGGCCTGTTGAACAGGGATTTGTGTCGGAGAAATT from Butyricimonas virosa encodes the following:
- a CDS encoding DUF4292 domain-containing protein; this translates as MRSSCVLLLILLCFVSCRSVKEITENRRDLPNITEGKLFKNIISNELDYNTIYAKKVDLSLKDNKNSHSLKAILRIQRDSFIWVSVSAALGVDVARLLLTPDSVKFISPREKKYFVSDYSYFAERFDVGLTFDCFQRILTNQFFDFESCTTEAVRGKRYKFDKSGNDYVLYSLEEKALGRKLKKLYKKRRKNKEFSLVLQKIHIDPDCFRPNAVSVEDLEEGVGMSVKYKNIKDFSGKLFPGKITFNVFSDNDNWEVILNFDRLEFDVEVSPNFKIPSKYKRMY
- a CDS encoding murein hydrolase activator EnvC family protein, with translation MDICRNILIVIFLFSFTFSYSQSIDAIKKKNEKTEKEIAYLNKLLENARKDKSSTIQKVSIINQKIDKGKEMIQSLTNEVNYLDGQIKKNESVKSALESDKQRMLEFYSKMVYETWKKRNESDKLIYIFSSSSFAQAYARYKYFEQVQDYSKRQIQLIEQTNDSLTAINRELSKLIILKSETQSKITFQNNQLIRQQNEANTYIADLKKKEKELLRKLNIEIKNRERFKKELEKLIAAQAKKSGSKNSTYKLTPEEKLISDDFAKNRGKLPWPVEQGFVSEKFGVNVHPVFKQVKLNNAGITITTSRNADVRAVFKGVVTEIMFIPGDNNVVIVRHGNYLTVYSNLVEIFIKKGDTVNVKQKIGKLAVSSGNNSTLNFQVWRDKDNLDPQLWLTPW